In one Corallococcus sp. EGB genomic region, the following are encoded:
- a CDS encoding PAS domain-containing protein, with product MSSAAAPLPTSSPRASILIVDDTPAHLLALEGILAPLGQRLVRATSGREALRRVLDADFAAVLMDMNLGDMTGVEVLSLLRERERNRRTPVLLMTAGDGDEKEWLAAYAHGAVDYLRKPLRPEILLAKVSMFVELHLAREAVQRREEALRERERHALEAVHRERLHAFLMQAPVGISITRGPDFVFELANPYYELLVGRRVTPGQTLVDAFPEMASQPEVMEVLRGVMRTKQPFVRPEFEVELERDGRRDSVFFNVIYHPMVEMDGTASGIITLATDVTEFVRARRHTEALTQDLQRQQVALADSEQRLRLALTATQLGTFDMDVVTGALKWDARCKALFGLPPEAESSYELFLAGLHPEDRDAVQRAVALSWDPSGRGDYDVAYRTVGLKDGVERWVRATGRTYFQDGEPVRFVGTVQDITARKRADAERARLMASELRRTEQLRGLSRASLALNAAGSVPAILDLVTLKARKLIGANQSFVQVADGRDAPPLAALSAVDHAPTEPDAARVPVDERGLFARVCQENRPLRLTREELRRHPAYAEAPPAPPPALPLKGFLAVPLVGHDGRNLGLVQVSDKVEGDFDAEDETIAVQLAQMASVALENARLYETAQAERRNLFAVLKQLPAAISVLRGPEFVFEMANDLRLKLTGSRPLLGLPVRQALPELSGQGQLAQLEAVYRTGETYRGNEVPMRLGRDVGQEGPEGYFNLTFQPLRNAEGKVDGIVSVSWEVTEQVLARRRIEALAAELKEREQQFRTLADSIPQLAWMAEPDGRLFWFNQRWYDYTGATVGQAGQKDWNDLIDPEDAGRVLEHFNAALREGTLWEDQFRLRRADGSYRWFLSRAMPVRDGEGRIARWFGTNTDIDDERRTLESLKQAEEEIRHLNTGLEKRVRERTAQLQEANKELESFSYSVSHDLRAPLRHITGFAQLLERRAGAKLDDVSRGYLSTIAGAAKQGGTLVDDLLAFSRMGRAELRQSRVDLGQLVEEARRDLMPEATGRKVEWRVGDLPTVEGDAALLRQVIHNLLANALKYTRPKPEALIEVGARETESEVSVWVRDNGVGFEMQYVDKLFGVFQRLHTAEEFEGTGIGLANVRRIVSRHGGRTWAEGAVGQGATFTFTLPRASPPEKKVETHA from the coding sequence ATGTCCTCCGCCGCCGCGCCCCTGCCCACGTCCTCCCCCAGGGCCAGCATCCTCATCGTCGACGACACGCCGGCTCACCTGCTGGCGCTGGAGGGCATCCTCGCGCCGTTGGGGCAGCGGCTGGTGCGCGCCACCTCCGGGCGTGAGGCCCTGCGGCGCGTGCTGGACGCGGACTTCGCCGCCGTCCTGATGGACATGAACCTGGGCGACATGACGGGCGTGGAGGTGCTGAGCCTCCTGCGCGAGCGTGAGCGCAACCGGCGCACGCCCGTGCTGCTGATGACCGCGGGCGACGGGGATGAGAAGGAGTGGCTGGCGGCATACGCGCACGGCGCGGTGGACTACCTGCGCAAGCCGCTGCGGCCGGAGATCCTGCTGGCGAAGGTGTCGATGTTCGTGGAGCTGCACCTGGCGCGCGAGGCCGTGCAGCGGCGTGAGGAGGCCCTGCGCGAGCGCGAGCGCCACGCCCTGGAGGCCGTCCACCGCGAGCGGCTGCACGCGTTCCTCATGCAGGCCCCGGTGGGCATCTCCATCACGCGCGGGCCGGACTTCGTCTTCGAGCTGGCGAACCCCTACTACGAGCTGCTGGTGGGCCGGCGGGTGACGCCGGGCCAGACGCTGGTGGACGCGTTCCCGGAGATGGCGTCGCAGCCGGAGGTGATGGAGGTGCTGCGCGGGGTGATGCGCACGAAGCAGCCCTTCGTGCGGCCGGAGTTCGAGGTGGAGCTGGAGCGCGACGGGCGGAGGGACTCCGTCTTCTTCAACGTCATCTACCACCCGATGGTGGAGATGGACGGCACCGCGTCCGGCATCATCACCCTGGCCACGGACGTGACGGAGTTCGTGCGCGCGCGCCGGCACACGGAGGCGCTCACGCAGGACCTGCAACGGCAGCAGGTCGCGCTGGCGGACAGCGAGCAGCGCCTGCGCCTGGCGCTGACGGCGACCCAGCTGGGCACCTTCGACATGGACGTGGTGACGGGCGCGCTCAAGTGGGACGCGCGCTGCAAGGCGCTCTTCGGCCTGCCGCCCGAAGCGGAGTCGTCCTACGAGCTGTTCCTCGCGGGCCTGCACCCGGAGGACCGGGACGCCGTGCAGCGCGCGGTGGCGCTCAGCTGGGACCCCAGCGGCAGGGGCGACTACGACGTGGCCTACCGCACCGTGGGCCTGAAGGACGGCGTGGAGCGCTGGGTGCGCGCCACGGGCCGCACGTACTTCCAGGACGGCGAGCCGGTGCGCTTCGTGGGCACCGTGCAGGACATCACCGCGCGCAAGCGCGCCGACGCGGAGCGGGCCCGGCTGATGGCGAGCGAGCTGCGCCGCACCGAGCAGCTGCGCGGCCTGTCGCGCGCGAGCCTGGCCCTCAACGCGGCCGGCAGCGTGCCGGCCATCCTGGACCTGGTGACGCTCAAGGCGCGCAAGCTGATTGGCGCGAACCAGTCCTTCGTGCAGGTGGCGGACGGCCGTGACGCCCCGCCGCTCGCCGCGCTGTCGGCGGTGGACCACGCGCCGACGGAGCCGGACGCCGCCCGGGTGCCGGTGGACGAGCGCGGCCTCTTCGCCCGGGTGTGCCAGGAGAACCGGCCGCTGCGCCTGACGCGCGAGGAGTTGCGCCGGCACCCGGCCTACGCGGAAGCGCCCCCCGCCCCTCCGCCCGCGCTGCCCTTGAAGGGCTTCCTCGCGGTGCCGCTGGTGGGCCACGACGGCCGCAACCTGGGCCTGGTGCAGGTGTCCGACAAGGTGGAGGGCGACTTCGACGCGGAGGACGAGACCATCGCCGTGCAGCTGGCGCAGATGGCCAGCGTGGCGCTGGAGAACGCGCGCCTGTACGAGACGGCGCAGGCCGAGCGGCGCAACCTGTTCGCGGTGCTCAAGCAGCTGCCCGCCGCCATCTCCGTGCTGCGCGGGCCGGAGTTCGTCTTCGAGATGGCCAACGACCTGCGCTTGAAGCTCACCGGTTCCCGGCCGCTGCTGGGGCTGCCCGTGCGCCAGGCGCTGCCGGAGCTGAGCGGACAGGGCCAGCTCGCCCAGCTGGAGGCGGTCTACCGCACCGGCGAGACCTACCGCGGCAACGAGGTGCCCATGCGCCTGGGCCGCGACGTGGGGCAGGAGGGGCCCGAGGGCTACTTCAACCTCACCTTCCAGCCGCTGCGCAACGCGGAGGGCAAGGTGGACGGCATCGTCTCCGTGTCCTGGGAGGTGACGGAGCAGGTGCTGGCGCGCCGGCGCATCGAGGCGCTGGCCGCGGAGCTGAAGGAGCGCGAGCAGCAGTTCCGCACGCTGGCGGACTCCATCCCCCAGCTGGCGTGGATGGCGGAGCCGGACGGGCGCCTCTTCTGGTTCAACCAGCGCTGGTACGACTACACCGGGGCCACGGTCGGGCAGGCGGGCCAGAAGGACTGGAACGACCTCATCGACCCGGAGGACGCCGGGCGCGTGCTGGAGCACTTCAACGCGGCCCTTCGCGAGGGGACGCTGTGGGAGGACCAGTTCCGCCTGCGCCGCGCGGACGGCAGCTACCGCTGGTTCCTGTCGCGCGCCATGCCCGTGCGGGATGGCGAGGGGCGAATCGCCCGCTGGTTCGGCACCAACACGGACATCGACGACGAGCGCCGGACGCTGGAGAGCCTCAAGCAGGCGGAGGAGGAAATCCGCCACCTCAACACCGGCCTGGAGAAGCGCGTGCGCGAGCGCACCGCCCAGTTGCAGGAGGCGAACAAGGAGCTGGAGTCCTTCAGCTACTCCGTGTCGCACGACCTGCGCGCGCCGCTGCGCCACATCACCGGCTTCGCGCAGCTGTTGGAGCGGCGGGCCGGGGCGAAGCTGGATGACGTGTCGCGCGGCTACCTGTCCACCATCGCGGGCGCGGCGAAGCAGGGCGGCACGCTGGTGGACGACCTGCTCGCGTTCAGCCGCATGGGCCGGGCGGAGCTGCGCCAGTCGCGGGTGGACCTGGGCCAGCTGGTGGAGGAGGCCCGCCGCGACCTGATGCCGGAGGCCACCGGGCGCAAGGTCGAGTGGCGGGTAGGAGACCTGCCCACGGTGGAGGGCGATGCCGCGCTCCTGCGTCAGGTCATCCACAACCTGTTGGCGAACGCGCTGAAGTATACCCGTCCCAAGCCGGAGGCCCTCATCGAGGTGGGGGCCCGCGAGACGGAGAGCGAGGTCTCCG
- a CDS encoding CDP-alcohol phosphatidyltransferase family protein: MHRRASLVLLNTLSLSRLPLAAAFIAVSDLRVRALLVVAAAATDFLDGWIARHRGLVTRLGALIDPVADRAFMVTAFIVCLLDGLIDPVELTLLLLRDIGTAIGFIVARIRPDMRAVELKARMLGKVVTTLQLAALLCVLLYPPLVRPLVALVALLSLASVVDYSRAVWRQRQRRGLPPSRPSPRLPQGPTGAPMGSARE, from the coding sequence ATGCACCGTCGGGCAAGCCTCGTGCTGCTCAATACGCTGTCCCTGTCGCGACTGCCGCTCGCCGCGGCGTTCATCGCGGTGTCGGACCTGCGTGTGCGGGCCTTGCTGGTGGTGGCGGCGGCGGCGACGGACTTCCTGGACGGCTGGATTGCCCGGCACCGGGGGCTGGTCACGCGGCTGGGGGCGCTCATCGACCCGGTGGCGGACCGCGCCTTCATGGTGACGGCCTTCATCGTGTGTCTGCTGGACGGGCTCATCGACCCGGTGGAGCTGACGCTGCTGCTCCTGCGCGACATCGGCACCGCCATCGGCTTCATCGTCGCGAGGATCCGGCCGGACATGCGCGCCGTCGAGCTCAAGGCGCGAATGCTGGGCAAGGTCGTCACCACGCTGCAGCTCGCGGCGTTGCTGTGCGTGCTGCTCTACCCGCCGCTGGTGCGGCCGCTCGTGGCGCTCGTCGCGCTGCTGTCGCTGGCGTCGGTGGTGGACTACTCGCGGGCGGTGTGGCGTCAGCGCCAGCGGCGGGGGCTGCCACCGTCCCGGCCCTCTCCGCGCCTTCCCCAGGGGCCCACGGGCGCGCCCATGGGCTCCGCGCGGGAGTGA
- a CDS encoding S8 family serine peptidase, with product MSLPSTSTAASALRSDTGDTADGVIITYKPQVSAKSLAASEDIATAVERQGGRVRRRIPNMNVVSAHLSPAAIEALKLRPDVVSVTPNRRVHAMGLPTPPPLASWQGMFSTQGSVGEYTEGLKLVQAPQVWDANNDGIIDPGAPTGEGVKVCVIDSGWDSKHPELKAAFLKGKDFVDNDDDPSDQTVSQGTVTVGGGHGTHVSATILAQFGPGTGGRVAPGEDPNGVVGVAPGASLLVARVLDTNGGGSTDDVIAAVDWCHSQGARIASLSLGAPDSSPVEQTMFEKVWDGGNGMLSIAASGNDGKRGISYPAGYMPSVMAVGAVDMQGKIAAFSQYGQELSVVGPGVGVLSATVLGLASLSSVTVPSLPLTSSPLTYTAQGSYTGRLVNCGLGADRAACGAAATCEGFVAYVDRGDLFFEEKARNVIQAGARAVIIGNNVEDDGDGTFTLGSANDHWVPTVSVSMASGTALKKLIGQEVTVNVTGLDYQRESGTSMATPHVSGVAALVFSARPDLTAAHVRAVLEKTALDDTAVPGKDEKYGYGLVQAVKAVQLARSLPPGGGPLPLP from the coding sequence ATGTCGCTGCCTTCGACCTCGACGGCGGCCTCCGCGCTGCGCTCGGACACCGGGGACACGGCGGACGGGGTGATCATCACCTACAAGCCGCAGGTGAGCGCGAAGTCGCTGGCGGCCTCGGAGGACATCGCGACGGCGGTGGAGCGCCAGGGCGGCAGGGTGCGGCGCCGCATCCCGAACATGAACGTGGTGTCCGCCCACCTGTCGCCGGCGGCCATCGAGGCGCTGAAGCTGCGGCCGGACGTGGTCTCCGTGACGCCCAACCGCCGCGTGCACGCGATGGGGCTGCCCACGCCTCCGCCGCTCGCGTCGTGGCAGGGCATGTTCAGCACGCAGGGGTCGGTGGGCGAGTACACGGAGGGGCTGAAGCTGGTCCAGGCCCCGCAGGTGTGGGACGCGAACAACGACGGCATCATCGACCCCGGCGCGCCCACGGGCGAGGGCGTGAAGGTGTGCGTCATCGACAGCGGCTGGGACAGCAAGCACCCGGAGCTGAAGGCGGCGTTCCTCAAGGGGAAGGACTTCGTCGACAACGACGATGATCCGTCCGACCAGACCGTGTCCCAGGGCACCGTCACGGTGGGCGGCGGCCACGGCACCCACGTGTCCGCGACCATCCTGGCGCAGTTCGGTCCGGGCACCGGCGGACGCGTGGCGCCCGGGGAGGATCCGAACGGCGTGGTGGGCGTGGCGCCGGGCGCGTCGCTGCTCGTCGCGCGCGTGCTGGACACGAACGGCGGCGGCAGCACGGACGACGTCATCGCGGCGGTGGACTGGTGCCACTCGCAGGGGGCGCGGATCGCCTCGCTGTCGCTGGGCGCGCCGGACTCGTCCCCCGTCGAGCAGACCATGTTCGAGAAGGTCTGGGATGGCGGCAACGGCATGCTGTCCATCGCGGCCAGCGGCAACGACGGCAAGCGCGGCATCTCCTATCCGGCCGGGTACATGCCGTCGGTGATGGCGGTGGGCGCGGTGGACATGCAGGGCAAGATCGCGGCCTTCTCCCAGTACGGCCAGGAGCTGTCCGTGGTGGGACCGGGCGTGGGCGTGCTGAGCGCCACGGTGCTGGGGTTGGCGTCGCTGTCCTCGGTGACCGTGCCGTCGCTGCCCCTCACCTCGTCGCCGCTCACGTACACCGCGCAGGGCTCGTACACGGGCAGGCTGGTCAACTGCGGCCTGGGCGCGGACCGCGCGGCGTGCGGCGCGGCCGCCACCTGCGAGGGCTTCGTCGCCTACGTGGACCGCGGCGACCTGTTCTTCGAGGAGAAGGCTCGCAACGTCATCCAGGCCGGCGCTCGCGCGGTCATCATCGGCAACAACGTGGAGGATGACGGCGACGGCACCTTCACGCTGGGCTCCGCGAACGACCACTGGGTGCCCACGGTGTCGGTGTCCATGGCGTCCGGTACGGCCCTCAAGAAGCTGATCGGTCAGGAGGTGACGGTGAACGTCACCGGCCTGGACTACCAGCGCGAGTCCGGCACCTCCATGGCCACCCCGCACGTGTCGGGCGTCGCCGCGCTGGTGTTCAGCGCCCGTCCGGACCTGACGGCCGCGCACGTGCGCGCGGTGCTGGAGAAGACGGCGCTGGACGACACGGCGGTGCCGGGCAAGGACGAGAAGTACGGCTACGGCCTGGTGCAGGCGGTCAAGGCCGTGCAGCTGGCGCGCTCGCTGCCCCCGGGAGGCGGTCCGCTCCCGCTGCCGTGA
- the glpD gene encoding glycerol-3-phosphate dehydrogenase, with amino-acid sequence MRSESAALRSLPASIEVPAPPSRADRLRALGSESFDLLVIGGGVTGAGAARDAALRGLKVALVEREDFASGTSSRSSRLIHGGLRYLEHGHLGLVFESSIERRRLLHLAPHLVRPLAFVWPVYEGARVPRWKLNAGLMLYDALSLFRNVKAYQRLSLKQVMEAEPGIKSEGLKGGARYYDAATDDARLTLANALGASEAGAVVLNHASVKRLVLEEGKAKGAVVVDHLTGLEHTVRARAVVNATGPWSDEIRQLDSQQSRTGPAVRGSKGVHISVPRSRLNIGDALTLLSPVDGRVMFILPADAFTLIGTTETATRAHPAEVRASEADVAYLLSSANAFFPDAHLTREDMVSAWAGIRPLAASGYHGNSDAGSASREHAIDVSPSGVLAISGGKLTTFRVMARDVVNAVERHLALPHKKPVTHEQPLPGGDLLKLDAELAAAKQETGDAATGEHLVRAYGSRWRAVWALTRETPALAEPLVDGMPYRRAEAAWGVTHEMVQTLADLLIRRLKVAFETRDQGRAAAVRAAEVMAPLLGWDAAETERQLAAYAADAQRIFGVDPSDA; translated from the coding sequence GTGCGTTCTGAATCCGCCGCCCTCCGCTCCCTGCCTGCCTCCATCGAGGTTCCCGCACCTCCCTCGCGCGCCGACCGTCTGCGCGCCCTGGGGAGCGAGTCCTTCGACCTGCTCGTGATTGGTGGCGGGGTGACGGGCGCGGGCGCGGCCCGGGATGCGGCGCTGCGCGGTCTGAAGGTCGCCCTGGTGGAGCGCGAGGACTTCGCCAGCGGGACGTCCAGCCGCTCGTCGCGACTCATCCACGGCGGGCTGCGCTATCTGGAGCATGGCCACCTGGGGCTCGTCTTCGAGTCGAGCATCGAGCGGCGCCGCCTGCTGCACCTGGCGCCCCACCTGGTGCGGCCGCTGGCCTTCGTCTGGCCCGTGTACGAGGGCGCGCGGGTGCCTCGCTGGAAGCTCAACGCGGGGCTGATGCTGTACGACGCCCTGTCGCTGTTCCGGAACGTGAAGGCGTATCAGCGCCTGTCGCTCAAGCAGGTCATGGAGGCCGAGCCCGGCATCAAGTCCGAGGGGCTCAAGGGCGGCGCGCGCTACTACGACGCGGCCACCGACGACGCGCGCCTCACGCTGGCCAACGCGCTGGGCGCGAGCGAGGCCGGCGCGGTGGTGCTCAACCACGCCTCCGTGAAGCGGCTGGTGCTGGAGGAGGGCAAGGCGAAGGGCGCGGTGGTGGTGGATCACCTCACGGGCCTGGAGCACACCGTGCGCGCTCGCGCCGTGGTCAACGCGACGGGGCCCTGGAGCGATGAGATCCGCCAGCTGGATTCGCAGCAGTCGCGCACGGGCCCCGCGGTCCGTGGCAGCAAGGGCGTGCACATCTCCGTGCCCCGGTCGCGGCTGAACATCGGGGACGCGCTCACGCTCCTGTCCCCCGTGGATGGCCGCGTGATGTTCATCCTGCCCGCGGATGCGTTCACCCTCATCGGCACGACGGAGACGGCCACCCGCGCCCATCCGGCCGAGGTGCGCGCGAGCGAGGCCGATGTGGCCTACCTGCTCTCTTCCGCCAACGCCTTCTTCCCCGACGCGCACCTCACGCGCGAGGACATGGTCAGCGCCTGGGCCGGCATCCGTCCGCTAGCCGCGAGCGGCTATCACGGCAACAGCGACGCGGGCAGCGCCAGCCGCGAGCACGCCATCGACGTGAGCCCATCCGGCGTGCTGGCCATCAGCGGCGGCAAGCTCACCACCTTCCGGGTCATGGCCCGCGACGTGGTCAACGCCGTGGAGCGCCACCTGGCCCTTCCGCACAAGAAGCCCGTCACCCACGAGCAGCCCCTGCCGGGCGGCGACCTCCTCAAGCTGGACGCGGAGCTCGCGGCGGCGAAGCAGGAGACCGGGGACGCGGCCACGGGCGAGCACCTGGTGCGCGCGTACGGCAGCCGCTGGCGCGCGGTGTGGGCGCTCACGCGCGAGACGCCGGCGCTGGCCGAGCCGCTGGTGGACGGCATGCCCTACCGCCGCGCCGAGGCCGCGTGGGGCGTGACCCATGAGATGGTGCAGACGCTCGCCGACCTGCTCATCCGCCGCCTCAAGGTCGCGTTCGAGACGCGGGACCAGGGCCGCGCCGCCGCCGTCCGCGCCGCGGAGGTGATGGCGCCGCTCCTGGGCTGGGACGCGGCGGAGACCGAGCGCCAGCTGGCTGCCTACGCCGCGGATGCCCAGCGCATCTTCGGCGTGGACCCCTCCGACGCCTGA
- a CDS encoding DUF4846 domain-containing protein: MGPVRALLALATLSAIALPLVSCEAAGRAKAAPRAPSAEERTRYPWLPASVRVRSLEETFAPPEGYTRVPLEAGSFGAWLRGLPLRPEGTPVRDFQGQTVLAASDARLAAVAELDVGTADLQQCADSILRLHAEWRWASGHPERIAYRFTSGHLASWPRYAAGERARVSGAKVTWVPGSAAADSSRAAFRNYLELLFTYAGTLSLQAEGARPPREQPRPGDFFVLGGSPGHTVLVLDVATNAKGERVALVGQGFTPAQDFHVLAGKDGPWFPLEGERLATPFWAPFPMTSLRRLPSP, encoded by the coding sequence TTGGGACCCGTCCGCGCCCTGCTGGCCCTGGCCACCCTGTCCGCCATCGCGCTGCCCCTGGTGAGCTGCGAAGCGGCCGGCCGGGCGAAGGCCGCGCCCCGCGCCCCCTCGGCGGAGGAGCGGACGCGCTACCCGTGGCTTCCCGCGTCCGTCCGGGTGCGCTCGCTGGAGGAGACGTTCGCGCCGCCCGAGGGCTACACGCGCGTGCCCCTGGAGGCGGGGTCGTTCGGGGCCTGGCTGCGCGGACTGCCCCTGCGCCCCGAGGGCACCCCCGTGCGCGACTTCCAGGGCCAGACGGTGCTGGCGGCGTCCGACGCCCGGCTCGCGGCGGTCGCGGAGCTGGACGTGGGCACCGCGGACCTCCAGCAGTGCGCGGACTCCATCCTGCGCCTGCACGCGGAGTGGCGCTGGGCGTCCGGCCACCCGGAGCGCATCGCCTACCGGTTCACCAGCGGCCACCTGGCGTCCTGGCCCCGGTACGCGGCCGGGGAGCGGGCGCGCGTGTCCGGTGCGAAGGTGACGTGGGTGCCGGGCAGCGCGGCGGCGGACAGCTCACGGGCGGCCTTCCGCAACTACCTGGAGCTGCTCTTCACCTACGCGGGCACCCTGTCGCTTCAAGCAGAGGGCGCCCGGCCCCCGCGGGAGCAGCCGCGCCCCGGGGACTTCTTCGTCCTGGGGGGCAGCCCCGGCCATACGGTGCTCGTGCTGGACGTGGCCACCAACGCGAAGGGAGAACGGGTGGCGCTGGTGGGCCAGGGCTTCACCCCCGCGCAGGACTTCCACGTCCTGGCGGGGAAGGACGGGCCCTGGTTCCCGCTGGAGGGGGAGCGCCTGGCGACGCCCTTCTGGGCGCCCTTCCCCATGACGTCCCTGCGCCGCCTGCCATCCCCCTGA